The Brachybacterium huguangmaarense genome contains a region encoding:
- a CDS encoding DUF6912 family protein, with product MRIYVPLLPADIEVLRRAETPAGRLALASGRPAWAVTPAARDDRAGEDLDDLEYDALQDAVYADLEDPARRSASGARRLGVVAGDVSDQAVADASPTGGAFGVVMARGEELRIASLHVTEQGAAAIRADDTDPALLWFDVAELPAALDYLAEPAA from the coding sequence ATGAGGATCTACGTGCCCCTGCTCCCCGCCGACATCGAGGTCCTGCGCCGTGCCGAGACCCCGGCAGGACGCCTTGCGCTCGCGAGCGGACGCCCCGCATGGGCCGTCACCCCGGCGGCCCGCGACGACCGGGCCGGAGAGGATCTCGACGACCTCGAGTACGACGCGCTCCAGGACGCCGTGTACGCGGATCTCGAGGATCCCGCGCGGCGCTCGGCGTCGGGCGCGCGCCGCCTGGGCGTTGTCGCGGGCGACGTCTCCGACCAGGCCGTCGCCGACGCCTCGCCCACCGGCGGCGCGTTCGGCGTCGTCATGGCCCGCGGCGAGGAGCTGCGGATCGCGAGCCTGCACGTGACCGAGCAGGGCGCCGCCGCGATCCGCGCCGACGACACCGACCCGGCGCTGCTGTGGTTCGACGTCGCGGAGCTGCCCGCGGCGCTCGACTACCTCGCCGAGCCCGCCGCGTAG
- a CDS encoding DUF2505 domain-containing protein: MHLSETLHLPLGVADVASMYADPAYADVRARVLHAHEATATVQGDPADAFTVTTSIEMPTDGIPDLMRRFVGTTVTIRETQTWQAPAADGSRRGSIAFEVAGAPASMTGDVALTPEGEAGAEMRIDGELVAKVPLLGRKIEQAALPYVSRVLALEERSAADYAAGSAR; the protein is encoded by the coding sequence ATGCACCTGTCCGAGACGCTGCACCTGCCGCTCGGGGTCGCCGACGTCGCGAGCATGTACGCGGACCCCGCCTATGCGGACGTGCGCGCCCGGGTGCTGCACGCGCACGAGGCGACCGCGACCGTGCAGGGCGATCCGGCCGACGCGTTCACCGTGACCACGTCCATCGAGATGCCCACCGACGGCATCCCGGACCTCATGCGTCGCTTCGTCGGGACCACCGTGACGATCCGGGAGACCCAGACGTGGCAGGCGCCCGCTGCGGACGGGTCGCGGCGCGGCAGCATCGCCTTCGAGGTCGCCGGGGCGCCCGCGAGCATGACCGGCGACGTCGCGCTCACGCCCGAGGGCGAGGCGGGCGCCGAGATGCGCATCGACGGCGAGCTCGTGGCGAAGGTGCCGCTGCTGGGTCGGAAGATCGAGCAGGCGGCCCTGCCCTACGTCTCGCGCGTGCTCGCCCTCGAGGAGCGCAGCGCGGCCGACTACGCGGCGGGCTCGGCGAGGTAG